From the Lathyrus oleraceus cultivar Zhongwan6 chromosome 4, CAAS_Psat_ZW6_1.0, whole genome shotgun sequence genome, one window contains:
- the LOC127076685 gene encoding methyl jasmonate esterase 1 has product MKKREMHSIQILFLLTLSPLICVSSSHHFVLVHGAYHGAWCWYKVATMLQSAGHNVTTVELAASGINPIQVQDFHSISTYYEPLIIFMESLPPKEKVIIVGHSIGGVSESVAMEKFPHKISVAVFVTAYVLSQNLTYPTIIQEEARRITNLMDLKFFFFDGPDKPATARFVGPKFLATKMYQLSPPEDLTLALSLVRPDRIYNDVELLKKETAVTNHRNGRVPKIFIISKSDNLIREDFQKWIIERSGPYAEVKVIKDSDHMVMFSKPKELSSILLKIAQKY; this is encoded by the exons ATGAAGAAAAGGGAAATGCACTCTATTCAGATTCTTTTCTTGTTAACTCTTTCGCCTTTAATTTGTGTTAGTAGTAGTCATCATTTTGTGCTTGTTCATGGAGCATACCATGGTGCATGGTGTTGGTATAAGGTTGCAACTATGCTTCAATCAGCTGGTCATAATGTTACAACCGTTGAATTGGCTGCTTCTGGTATCAATCCAATACAGGTTCAAGATTTTCATTCAATTTCAACATATTATGAACCTTTGATCATATTTATGGAATCTCTTCCTCCAAAAGAGAAGGTGATAATCGTTGGTCATAGTATTGGAGGAGTGTCTGAATCTGTTGCTATGGAAAAATTTCCACACAAAATTTCAGTTGCAGTTTTTGTTACTGCTTATGTGCTAAGTCAAAATCTGACATACCCTACTATTATTCAAGAG GAAGCTAGAAGGATCACTAATTTAATGGACCTAAAGTTTTTCTTTTTTGATGGACCTGACAAACCTGCAACTGCTAGATTTGTTGGACCCAAATTCCTTGCAACCAAGATGTATCAATTATCACCACCTGag GATTTGACCCTTGCATTGTCCCTGGTGAGACCTGATAGAATTTATAATGATGTTGAATTATTGAAGAAGGAAACAGCAGTTACCAATCATAGAAATGGAAGAGTACCTAAGATATTTATCATCAGTAAAAGTGATAATTTAATAAGAGAGGATTTTCAAAAGTGGATAATTGAGAGAAGTGGTCCATATGCTGAGGTGAAAGTGATTAAGGATTCTGATCACATGGTCATGTTCTCTAAACCAAAGGAGCTTAGTTCTATCCTTCTAAAGATTGCACAGAAATACTAA